A section of the Rhipicephalus sanguineus isolate Rsan-2018 chromosome 11, BIME_Rsan_1.4, whole genome shotgun sequence genome encodes:
- the LOC125756173 gene encoding solute carrier family 22 member 13-like → MKSGQEKKKFGEVRRGHGPGVPPPRYATDWFVPESTRWLLSKGKTDKAKKIMCTISKINGKDVDSKAIDSLQPPEKSDSATSSALAIFKYPSLRRSFVIMVLIRLIACVGNQVGQLYAAAATDDPFVMSSATNAVDVVGIWLAVPMADKFGRKPTAFCSYALACLFYLASGQVYGHQKADRAIAFIADDP, encoded by the exons ATGAAGtctgggcag GAGAAAAAGAAGTTCGGCGAGGTTCGGCGTGGGCAcggacccggtgtgccaccccctcgctacgccactgactg GTTCGTCCCGGAATCAACACGGTGGCTCCTTTCCAAAGGCAAGACCGACAAAGCGAAGAAAATTATGTGCACCATAAGTAAAATCAATGGCAAAGACGTCGACAGTAAAGCAATTGATTCTCTTCAG CCTCCAGAGAAGAGCGACTCAGCCACGTCCTCTGCACTAGCGATATTCAAGTACCCCTCCCTACGCAGGAGTTTTGTAATAATGGTCCTTATTAG GCTCATCGCGTGCGTTGGGAACCAAGTGGGCCAGCTGTACGCGGCCGCCGCAACCGACGATCCGTTTGTAATGTCATCGGCAACCAACGCCGTCGACGTTGTAGGCATTTGGCTTGCTGTGCCGATGGCTGACAAGTTCGGACGCAAACCGACTGCATTCTGCTCCTATGCTCTCGCCTGCTTGTTCTATCTGGCTTCGGGTCAAGTGTACG GCCACCAGAAAGCCGACCGAGCGATTGCCTTCATCGCCGATGATCCTTGA